CGGGGAACGAGCTGGCAGTGACACAATAGACAAGTATATCGCTTTGTAAAGTCGTTGTTTCCATACAGTAAACATACGATCATTAAAAACAGTTCACAGGGGGTGAAAAAGACAATTAACAGGTAAAATGCGACATCATGACACTGCCGCCGGAAGAATATAAAAAACTGCTTTCCGACAGGTGAAAAGCACGGAAAAGGGGTAAAATGGGATATCCCGACGTAGATTTGGCGAGACCAGGGATGCTCATTTTACAACTGATGAATGGCATGATTGCCGGGTAAACCTGAAAACTGACTTAGATTCTGTAAGACCAGGGATGCTCCCTTCACAACAAAGAAAGGTATAATTACCGGGTAATATCCAACACCATCACCCCATTCTGCATCACCATGGCAACCTGCTTCACAGCCTCAATATCTACCGCCGGGTCTCCCTTTACGGCAACCAGATCAGCCACATAACCGGCCCTGATATTTCCCAGCAGTGGCAACCCAAATACACTCGCATTGACAGCTGTAGCAGCATGTAGTACATCAATAGGTTTCATGCCATATTCTACCATTAGCAACATCTCACGACTATTATCACCATGGGCAAATACGCCTACATCCCCGCCCATACAAATAGTAACACCCGCCTTCATCGCATCATTGAATATCCTGTGCTTTTGCTTTATAGCAACCGTTTCAGGATCTATGCCTTTTCGCCAGCCTTTATAACTGGCAATAGATTCAGTAGCAGAAAGTGTAGGACACAATGCAATCCCTTTCTCTTTCATCAACCTGAATAATTCCGGCGTTCCCCCATCCCCATGTTCAATAGAACGCACACCCGCCTCTATAGCGCGGCGCATCCCCTCTTCAGTGCCGGAATGTACCACTACATACCGACCACTACTACCAGCTACTTCTACCGCCAGCTTGAGTTCAGTAACCGTAAACGTAGGTGCAGGTGTTTTATTCAACCCCCATCGGTAATCTGCATATAATTTGATCACATCAGCGCCATGGCCAATCTGAGATCGAATGGCTTTTGTAAGACCATCCATGCCATCAGCTTCTTCAGCGCCAAGCGGAATATCACCATTGTATCCTTTAGGCCCATAACTACCAGTGGCAACAATAGCACGGGTAGCAACGATTAAACGGGGACCTGGAATGATACCTTTATTAATCGCCTCTTTCAAACCAGCATCATCATACATCGCCCCTTCCGTACCCAGATCCCGTGCAGTAGTGAACCCCGCCATGAGCGTAGCCCTGGCATGCACTACGGCACGAGCCGTACGTTCCGCACCTGATTCAGTGAGCACCTGATCATTCCAGCTCGTTTCATTATAAGGATGCAAGAAAAGATGTGAATGGCCTTCTATCAGCCCAGGCATGAGGGTCATGCCTTTCAGGTCAATAACGGTTGCTTTTTCAGGCACCTGGATGATGGCAGGATCGCCTGCAGCCACGATCTGGCTATCCCTCACCATTACCCACCAGTTAGCATGCATAACAGTGCCGTCAAATACGCGATCCGGTTTGAAAAGGTAGGTGGACTGGGCATTGACAGATATATTGAATAGAAGGAAAAAAGCAAAAACGACGTATCTCATATTCATTCTTTGGCTTACACATTAGCCGGTAATACCGACAGCAGCAAGGAAAAAATAACAAATATTATTCTAATAATATAATGCTCTGCTTTTTAAAGTGATTGGCTTTTAAATGATCCCCGCCAAAATGCGATTCCATTTTTAAAGAGTATTCCTCCTTTAAAATGATTTCTTTCTTAATGCGATTCCCACTTTAAAGAGTTTCCCGCCTTTAAAATGATTTCTTCCTGAATGCGATTCCTCTTTAAAGAGTTTCCCTATTTAAACTAATTCCTTCCTGAATGCGATTTCTCTTTAAAGAGTTTCCCTATTTAAAATGATTCCCTCCTTTTAAAAGAGTGATCCCCTCATTATCACCGCACCTTAATATACATTTTTTGATAATTCCTTAGGATATTGGTAATCTTAGAAGGATTTTTCAGCTCAAATAAATGGATAAAAAACACTGTTATTTTGATAAAGCCTTTGGTGGTGACAATACTCCCACCCAGTTTATGGATATCCTGATCTCTGGAAGCAATCGTATTCCCACTATTATACAAATCCTCTGCAAAGCACCATGCGCCATCTCTCGCATTACTTAGCGCAAATTGGATTAACAATGAATTATTGCCTGAATGTTTGCCTAGTAAAGACAGTAATGGGGATATTCTATTTAGCTCGTTGATCACTTCATAACTCAAGGCCGCGAGAATAGTATTAATACTATTAAAATCCTGGTGAATCAACTGTAAAGGGGTATTATATTCTTTCGCTATCTCCACTACAGCTACGCCAAGATCAAGATTAATATGCGCATTCATACCTAACAGTAAGTGTTGCAAAACCAATACAGATCTCTTTTGTAGTTGCTCAAATGCCACTTGCCATGATAAGGATACACTGGCTTTATTCTTCGCCGTCCAAGCATCATAAGCCGCAATGTAACGATTGGCAAAGACCACATCCAGTCTTTCCATTCTCGGTCCATTTTGAAACTCTCCTGCTGCAATTCCTTCTTTTACACGACATGTGACTTTGTGGTATAAGGCGGCGAAATAGCCGGCCCTGTTATCTGTGGTGATAGATGTTGCGATGATCTCCTCTAACCGGGAAATTACTTCGTCAATAGTTTGCGCGGGCATGTTTTGGGGTTTGATAGCTACTAAGATAATAAAAAAATCCCCGCCGCTGTCAGGTAATGACTGAACCTGCGGACTTCCCTCTTACCTGAAAATCACCTTTTCAATAACTTGCCAGGCATGTGTTGGATTTTGATACCAAATAAATAAAAAATCCCCGCCGCTGTCAGGTAATGACTGAACCTGCGGGACTTCCCTCTTACCTGAAAATCACCTTTTCAATAACTTGCCCAGGCATATTTTGGCGTTTGATACCCAATAAATAAAAAACCCCGACGCTGTCAGGTAATGACTGAACCTGCGGGACTTCCCTCTTACCTGAAAATCACCTCTTCAATAACTTGCCCAGGCATGTTTTGGAGTTTGATACCCAATAAATAAAAAATCCCCGGCGCTGTCAGGTAATGACTGAACCTGCGGAACTTCCCTCCTGCCTGAAAATCACCTCTTCAATCACTTGCCCAGGCATATTTTGGCGTTTGGTACCCAATAAAATAAAAAAATCCCCGGCTCTAAAAGAACCGGGGATTGTACTCACTAATAATATATAAACAAGCCGGTGTCAAATAGCCACCAGACGTATATTTTAATTCGTACTATCGTCTGTACTGATCACATTACCACCAGGTAAATCCTGCATTGCATGATGCGCAGTATCGCTAAAGTCTGATTTCATACGATCCAGTAATGAAATAAACTGCTGCGCCATCTGTCCATCACGCTGCAAATCGCTGGTCATCCTGTTCTCAGGCAGACTACGGTAGTAGTTGATCTGCTGTTGACAATCCTTCTTGATCAGACTGGCAATCTGTTCAGCCTTCGCCTTATCACCAGCCAGGTAGTACGCATATACAGTCTGCATAGAACTGTAGTTATGCATCTGACCCGGAGTAGTCATGGCATAAGGGAACGTGCTTTGCAACAGGTTGCTATCCGCCTTGTTCAGTGCCAGTAATGCCTGATCTTTCTTATTATCCAGCGCCAGGGCAGTACCCAGGCGGGTATAAGCATTTCTCAGGTACTGAAGCAGCTTACGGTTAGGTTCGTCGAAGTAAGTAGTTGGAATATTCGCACCACCGAAGGTGAACTTATTCATCATTACATCGTACATCACCGGCACGTTTACATTCTTCTCAGCACCCATTGGATCTTCGCTTTCTTCTTTTTTCAGCGGAACCAGGCGATAGGTCAGACCATCCATACGGAGGTAGTCGTTCAGACCCAGGTCGGTAGGACTGGTGAAATAGATAGGGCGTTTAAATGCATTGGTCGCAATGATATCCAGTGCAGCCAGGTCATTCTTCAGCAGGTAGTTCTTATTTACCTGGAATGGCAGCTGTGGCAGGATACGGCTGCTGTCGTACGCACTTACAGTATTCGAAGCCAGTACTTCAGCTTTATCAACAGGAATGAACAATCTCTTTACAGGGAGGTAGTTCATCTGCTCGTTGCTCTGGGTGGTTACCATCGCACGACTGTCAGTAGAACCCATGAAGTTCAGGACTTCTTTCAGGTTATAGAATTTATCCTGCGGGAAGTTACCACCATCATAGAACTGAACGTAGTTGTGGTTTTCGCCACGGTATTTATCCGCACTCCATGTCATTGGAATAGCTGGACTCTGGTTTACCGCCTGGCGGGCCTGATCGATATACCAGTCCACACCGAGTAAGCTCAGGTTGATTACACGTACATCTGTACGAACGCCTTCTACTTCCTGTGCAAACCACAGCGGGTAAGTATCGTTATCACCGACAGTGAAGAGGATCGCATTCGGCGCACATGAATTAAGGTAGTCAGAAGCCACATCTTTCGCAATCGTCTTGGTAGAACGATCATGATCATCCCACTCCTGCGCACCCATCAGTACAGGTACTGCCAGGATACAGATCACAGTAGCGATTGGCGCTGCAACTGCCAGTTTGGTTTTGCTCTTCAGGAACTGGTATACTGCCAGTACACCCAGTCCAATCCACACCGCATAAGCATAGAAAGATCCTACATAAGCGTAGTCACGCTCACGTGGCTGGTTACCAGCCTGGTTCAGGTACAATACAATCGCGAAACCAGTGAAGAAGAACAGCAGACCAACTACCAGGGTATCGCGGCGGTGGTATTTATAATGATACAACAGGCCGAATATACCTAAGAGGAATGGCAGGAGGAACAGGGTATTGTGCCCCTTGTTGTTCTTCAAACTATCTGGCATGGCAGACTGGTCACCATACAGGAAGTTATCGATGAAAGGAATACCGGAAATCCAGTTACCGTCTCTCACGTTACCATAACCCTGTGTATCATTCTGTTTGCCAGCAAAGTTCCACATGAAGTAACGGAAGTACATAAAGTTAACCTGGTATTCCAGGAAGAACTTTACGTTGTCGCCAAAAGTTGGCTTTTCACCCTGTTGTAAGCCCAGGAAACTACGATAGTAGTCAGCATGACCCTGATCGTTAGACGCGTCCCAAACACGAGGGAACAGCATTTTATCTTCAGCAGCATAAACAGGTTCCTGTTTTTTGCCGGCCACTACATATTTAGGTTTACCGTTTTCATCAAAACCGCGTGCGTACACATTGCTGGTTTCTTTGTATTCGGTAGGACGGGCAGTAAATACCTGGCCATAGATCAGCGGGAAATCACCATACTGCTCACGACCCAGGTAACCTACCAGGGAGATTGGGTTATCTACGTTATACATATCCACAGCCGGATTGGCAGTAGACCTTACCATGGTGGTAATATAAGTGGAGTAACCCAGTAACAGGAAGAGGGTACAGTAGATGGTCAGTTTGGTTGCATGGATCGCATTTTGTGCCAGCAGGTTACCACCAGCCTGTTTAACCACCCATGGAATACCCAGCACCGCACCTGCGATGATGATCTTCAGGAATATCATACCGCTACCATCAGCGTCGATGAATGCAGGGATGAGGATTACGGAAGAGATCAGGATCAATGGAGCGTAGATGCCGAATTTTGGATTTTTCAGACCATAGATCAGGGCTACAATAATAGCAATAAAGTAGAATCCAAAACCAGTGAAGAAAGGCAGGTGCAGGTAGTTTACGAAGAACACGTCCATATAACCGGAAGCCTTGATGGTATCCTGGATAATGAATTTCTGTATCAGACCAGTTATTGCACAACCAATAATAAACGCCCAGAAGGTACCCATAGGGGTCGCTTTGTAACGTTTAAAGTAATATACCATCACAATAGCAGGGATGGTGAGGAGGTTCAGCAGGTGGACACCGATAGAGAGGCCCATCATGAAAGCGATGAACACGATCCAGCGGTCGGCATAAGCCTCTTCGGATTCATGTTCCCATTTCAGGATAGCCCAGAATACGATGGCAGTGAAGAAAGACGACATAGCGTACACCTCACCTTCCACAGCAGAGAACCAGAATGAGTCAGAAAAAGTATAAGCGAGGGCACCTACGATACCTGCGCCCATGATAGCGATCATTTTTTCGCCGGAGATCGATTCGTCTGCCTTCACCATAAGGCGGCGTGCGAAGTGGGTAATGGTCCAAAAGAGGAACAGGATAGTAAAACCACTTGCAAGGGCAGACATCGTGTTAACACCAATAGCGGCATGCTTCTGGCCGAAGAAAATAATAAAGAGCCTACCCAACAGCACAAAAAGCGGAGCACCTGGAGGGTGAGGGATCTGCACCTTAGCGGCGGTGCTAATAAACTCACCGCAGTCCCATAAGCTGCCGGTCGCCTCCATAGTCATAATATAGACAGTGCAGGCAATGATACAAATAACCCAACCCACAATGTTGTTGGTCCTTTTAAAATTCATAGAGATGTTTTAGGTCCGACAAAAATAGAAAAAGTGGCAAATTATGATAATTAGAGATAACAGTTTTAACTTTTTCTTTAATAAGTGAAAAAAAATGAAGATTTACAGGGATTTATGGGGTTTGGGGTAGGATTTTTTAATTCTATTTTAATTCAGGGGGTCATCTTACCGGGTAAAATCAAAAATGCCGGCCATGGGGCCGGCATAAAATCAGTTAAATATAACCCTGACCGTCTGGTAAAACGACAGTTTCTGGTACCCGGTATTCTGCTGACTCGTCAACTGATCCCTGCGGAACCCCTGTAAACCAAACAAACCGGCAGCATTACCTTTATTAATAGCGATCTCCAGGTAACCGGCGGCATTGAACATGGCCAGTTTATGTCCTTCCGGTACATCGGAATAGGTTTCACTGAGGGAGGAAATGACTTCATCCCTGCGGAAAAAGATAGAGAACTTTCTACCCTGGCGCTGCTCCTCGAACTGTTTGCGGGTGATATTCACCACTACATTCTCGAAGTTGTCGATATGAATGATCTGACCATCGATATAATCCTGCCCGGTCATGGGCTGTAAGTTATTTTTAATAACGTATTCGTTTGCCTGTTCTCCCAGGTCAGTTAATTTCTTACCGCTTTTGAGATCATTGAATGCCTGGGCAAAACGTTTCAGTATCCCAAAGGTATCTTTCGCCTGATCTTTTGCGAGCGGTAATTTGACTACTACTCCAGGTAACCCTTCTGCAATCATGGTAATCAGCCCGTTATCTGCGCAGGCGATATACTGACCATTGTGCTGAGCGAGCAACACATGATCTGCTTTTCTATCGAACAGATTAATGAGTACTATATGAAATGTACCTGCTGCAAAATGCGCGAAAGCACCTTTACAGATATACGTAGCCTGCGGCAGGTTGAACGGAGAAATCTGGTGAGTAACGTCCACTAACTGAGCACCGGGACAGTCCTGCGACAGCTGCCCTTTCATGGCGCCGACGAGGTAATCCTGTAAACCGATATCTGATGTTAGTGTTATAATGGACATTCGTGATTATTAGATTCGCTTTATCTTCAAATTTGATGCCATTGAAGACTGGCGTTGATTTTAATGCAAAGTAAGATAATATTTAGATGCGGGAGACTGTCAATGTGAAAATACTTGTTCAGATGTGTATAACTCTGTGAACTTGTATAGATAAGGGTTTGGGGCGGTGTAAAGCAAATCCGGAACTGCATTATAGTCAGTTCCGGATTGAATGTCAATTATTTTAAAGGAGAATTTGGTTCTTTCTTAAAGTGGTTGTACACCATTCCATCGAGAAATCCGGGTAGTAGTTTACTCAGCAACACGGTCAGTTTTCCCTGTCCCGTTAATACCAATGTACGTTTACGTTTAGCAATCGATTTATTGATAGCTGAAGCAACTGCTTCGGCGGTCATAAGTTTTCCTTCGTCGAGGGGTGTTTCGCCCTGTACGTTACCTTTATCGTTCAGTGCCGTGTTGCGGATATTGGAGGCAGTAAAACCCGGGCACACCCACATTACGTTGACGCCTGTATGCAGGAGTTCTGTTCTCAGCGATTCCAGGAAGCCCTGCATGGCGAACTTGCTGGCAGAGTAACCGGTTCTGCCGGGAAGGCCACGGTAACCGGCGATGGAAGATACGCCGACGATGGTTCCCTTATTTTCGAGGATGGAAGGTAATGCATAATTTGTACAATACACGGTTCCCCAGAAATTGATATCCATCAGTTGTTTTAACACAGACAAATTGACACCATTGAAGAGGGCGCGCATAGAGATACCTGCATTGTTGATGAGGATATCTATTTTACCGAAATGGGCAATCGTTTGTCCGATAAAAGCTTTACAATCATCCTCTTTACTGACATCGGCGACATAGGTGAACAGGGCATTTGTTTTCAGCTCATCGCTGAGGGCCAGCAGGGCGTCCTGCTTACGGCCACATACGGCGACTTTGGCGCCGGAGCGGAGGAGGTCAATTGCGATGGCTTTTCCTATACCGGAAGTTCCGCCGGTGATAACGGCTACTTTGTTTTCGAAAGGTTGTTGCATTAGAAATTTTTAACAATCGCAAAAATAAGTGGGATATTGGATAATATGAGATTTTGTTTGTGAAGAGCAGGTAAAATTGTGAGTATGTTTTAAAAAAAGTTGTCAAAAAGTTGGGAGATATTAAATAATTCCTATCTTTGCACTCCCAATAACGAATTGGGGTATGATTCCGTAGCTCAGTTGGTAGAGCAATACACTTTTAATGTATGGGTCTTGGGTTCGAGTCCCAACGGGATCACAGGAAACCAGAAAGCTTCAAGTTCAAGAACTTGAAGCTTTCTGGTTTTTGGAGCTTTCATTCACACTATTTATTATCAATCTGTAGCGAGGTTCGAGTCTCATTGGAGTGTTAACTAAGAATAACATTAGAACAATACTCCATTATTGTTCATGATCATTAGCAACAGTTATTTTCGTAATGAGGCATATGAGTTAATAAGTCGTAAGTATTCGCTTCCCGGCATTCCGGAATAGATATCTATAGGCTTTATCTTTGCCGCTGTATTCATTGATGCCATCAGGTTTACAGTATTACTTTCCAATCCTGGTATTTCCAAAACCGGTTCAGTCATATCATTTGCATTCACTCATTTGGTAAACGGAAACTACCAGCTTAACCTGGTTCCATTCTTTATTTTAAATGAGTTGAAGGCGTTTGGGTAAGCTCCACTTATTTATTCTATTATCAGATGTCGTCTATTTTGCGTGCTGCAAAAAATCGACCATCAATTCGGTGAGTTGTTCAGGTTGTTCCTGTTGCAACCAGTGACCCGCACCTTCAATGATGTGAAAGCTTTGCATTTTTGTACAGGCCTTGCGCTGCATCTGTTCTAATGCGCCTGGCGGACGAAATGTTGCCCAGTCAGCGACTCCTGAAATAAAGCAAGAGGGTACATCTATGGTGTGACCCGAAAAAAGTTCGAGGTCAGACCTATTTAATCCGCTCGTGGTACAACGGTACCAGTTTAATCCGCCCTGAAAACCGGTACGTTTAAACTCCTGTGTATAGAAATCAATTTCGTTATCAGGAAGCCATTTACAAGCGTCTATTTCATCCTGCGACGGCATGTAGGGAGCAACTGACTCTGGCATTGTTTTATCCAGATCCATCACATAATAAGTAGGCTGCCTGGCGAATTCTTCTGCCGTGCCCGAGGTGAGGGCAAATCCTCTCTTCAAATCTATACTTCATAAATACACATATAATATCCATCTAGCCCATATGCTGATGGGTCAGCTTATAAGTCTTCAGGTCTATTAACACGAAACATTAGAGGTATACACCCAGTACACAAAACACTAAGATATTTACCGTATATTCAATCTAACAACTCTTAAAATGCCATGCACGTTACCTCTCTTCGCACATCGCAGTCTGCTAACAGAGCTTCCGCCAATAACACCTCTTCTGCAGGTATTTCCCGGCCTGCTGCAACGGTAAATAAGCCTGTAATACAGCTCACAAAAAGCCTTACATCTGCAGTAAACCCTGAAGCCGTGGTCAGCGCCTCCGCTAAGTCCAGGTGGATGATGGTACAGGGCCTGCAACAGCTGGGCTATCCTGATTGGCACCTCACCATCTTCCCTATTAACCAGGAAGAATGGAGAAATAGCTTTCAATTGCCTGCCAATGGTAACCGTCCCGTAAAGAAATGGATGCTATACGACGAATTTCACTTTACCAATCGCGAAGGCGACCACTTCTTCTATACCGATGATTGTGTTCCCCTGAAAAGCAGCATGGAATCAAGAGGCAAAAGCCCTGCATGGGAGCTACAGGATAAATGGACCTGGGCAAACTGGATTTGTCACCAATATTTCAATGTAAACTATGATGCGTTACAGCAATACGTACAAGAACGTCCCAGGGCTGAACAGGAAGAAGCAAAAGCACTGAAAGCAGAAGAGAAATTCCAGCAAAACCTGTGGGAGCTCTATAAAGATTCTGTGAGACGTCTTCCTGAATGGCATGAAAAAGAGAAGCTGGACGTGTATAGCTGGACAAAGCTAATCCAAGACGGCTACCAGGGCACTGATGAACAATTTAAACTACAGATAGCTGAGGAAGTCAAAGGAATTCCTTATCCGAAACAGGAGAGAGTATGGGTCGATAATGAAAAAGGATATGGATATGAGACGCCCTAGCTTGAAATATCTTCCAACTCTTCAGGCTTGATATAAAGCCCACACTGTAAATAATTGCTATTATCCTTTATTGCATTAAACATAGCTTTCAACCCAATCACATAAAAAAAAACCACCTGTAATATGTCGGGCTCTTTTCTTATTCAATATAAACTATCAGATCATATTCCGGATCTTATCGGGCATAAGCTCCCTGAACAGCAACCTAATTTTTATTATCTTAGTCCCGGGACGATCAACCTGTAGCATTTCGAAACACAAAATTCACCCCGGGGAAAATACCCCTCCCCCAATGTATTTTTTCACCTTTTCGCGCAACAGTGTAAAGTGTAGCTTGCAAGTATTACCTCAATAACTCCTGAATCTATGAGTCATAGTCGCAAAGTCGGTTACCTATTATTGACCCTGGTCATCATTTTCTACACACCTTATGTAGCCCTCCTACTCCGCGAAGGAGGAGAACTCCCCCAGGATTTCTTCAATTTTCCGGCAAAGGTGCCCACGGTAAAACCAGATAAGAATTACCTGGTGATTGTCATTACCTCCTTATTGTTCATCGCTTACCTGTTACTTGTCTTCTTCCCACGTATTTATGGGATACGACCTGCTACCACACCACCCCCACGGCCCCCCAAAACACGCTTACCATGGTGGTTCTGGCTGGGACTGGTTTTGTGGGGTGCGATTATAGTCATATTCGCCGCAAAACTCAGCGGCCCTAAATGGCTGTTGAACTGGGCATTATTGCCCCTATGGTGGGGCTTTATCTTTATGCTGGATGGCATCGTCTATGCCCGCAATGGGGGTAAATCGTTGATGAAAAATGGAATGGCAGAACTTTTTGCCATGGGGATGCTCTCCATTTCAGGATGGCTCATCTTCGAGTATTTTAATTTTTTCATCAATATCAACTGGTTCTATCCGCATGCGGAGATAGTGCCGCGGGATGAATTCCTGCTCTACGCCATTGTAGGCTCCTCTGCATTTATTCCCATGGCATTTGAGTGGTACCACCTCCTACTAACCTTCCCTCGCATCAACGCTGGTTACCGGCAGGGCAGTAAGGTGAAATGGTCGCTGACAGCGCGTATCATCATCCTGATTGTGGCAGCCGGGTTGCTTTTCAGTATGGTATTCGCACCGGATAGCCTGTTCTACGCCTTCTGGCTGGGGCCACTTACCATCCTGATTATTGTGCTTGGCATGCTGGGAAAATGGACGCCTTTCCGC
This Chitinophaga sancti DNA region includes the following protein-coding sequences:
- a CDS encoding amidohydrolase family protein, with the translated sequence MRYVVFAFFLLFNISVNAQSTYLFKPDRVFDGTVMHANWWVMVRDSQIVAAGDPAIIQVPEKATVIDLKGMTLMPGLIEGHSHLFLHPYNETSWNDQVLTESGAERTARAVVHARATLMAGFTTARDLGTEGAMYDDAGLKEAINKGIIPGPRLIVATRAIVATGSYGPKGYNGDIPLGAEEADGMDGLTKAIRSQIGHGADVIKLYADYRWGLNKTPAPTFTVTELKLAVEVAGSSGRYVVVHSGTEEGMRRAIEAGVRSIEHGDGGTPELFRLMKEKGIALCPTLSATESIASYKGWRKGIDPETVAIKQKHRIFNDAMKAGVTICMGGDVGVFAHGDNSREMLLMVEYGMKPIDVLHAATAVNASVFGLPLLGNIRAGYVADLVAVKGDPAVDIEAVKQVAMVMQNGVMVLDITR
- a CDS encoding DUF5995 family protein, with product MPAQTIDEVISRLEEIIATSITTDNRAGYFAALYHKVTCRVKEGIAAGEFQNGPRMERLDVVFANRYIAAYDAWTAKNKASVSLSWQVAFEQLQKRSVLVLQHLLLGMNAHINLDLGVAVVEIAKEYNTPLQLIHQDFNSINTILAALSYEVINELNRISPLLSLLGKHSGNNSLLIQFALSNARDGAWCFAEDLYNSGNTIASRDQDIHKLGGSIVTTKGFIKITVFFIHLFELKNPSKITNILRNYQKMYIKVR
- a CDS encoding DUF2723 domain-containing protein, which encodes MNFKRTNNIVGWVICIIACTVYIMTMEATGSLWDCGEFISTAAKVQIPHPPGAPLFVLLGRLFIIFFGQKHAAIGVNTMSALASGFTILFLFWTITHFARRLMVKADESISGEKMIAIMGAGIVGALAYTFSDSFWFSAVEGEVYAMSSFFTAIVFWAILKWEHESEEAYADRWIVFIAFMMGLSIGVHLLNLLTIPAIVMVYYFKRYKATPMGTFWAFIIGCAITGLIQKFIIQDTIKASGYMDVFFVNYLHLPFFTGFGFYFIAIIVALIYGLKNPKFGIYAPLILISSVILIPAFIDADGSGMIFLKIIIAGAVLGIPWVVKQAGGNLLAQNAIHATKLTIYCTLFLLLGYSTYITTMVRSTANPAVDMYNVDNPISLVGYLGREQYGDFPLIYGQVFTARPTEYKETSNVYARGFDENGKPKYVVAGKKQEPVYAAEDKMLFPRVWDASNDQGHADYYRSFLGLQQGEKPTFGDNVKFFLEYQVNFMYFRYFMWNFAGKQNDTQGYGNVRDGNWISGIPFIDNFLYGDQSAMPDSLKNNKGHNTLFLLPFLLGIFGLLYHYKYHRRDTLVVGLLFFFTGFAIVLYLNQAGNQPRERDYAYVGSFYAYAVWIGLGVLAVYQFLKSKTKLAVAAPIATVICILAVPVLMGAQEWDDHDRSTKTIAKDVASDYLNSCAPNAILFTVGDNDTYPLWFAQEVEGVRTDVRVINLSLLGVDWYIDQARQAVNQSPAIPMTWSADKYRGENHNYVQFYDGGNFPQDKFYNLKEVLNFMGSTDSRAMVTTQSNEQMNYLPVKRLFIPVDKAEVLASNTVSAYDSSRILPQLPFQVNKNYLLKNDLAALDIIATNAFKRPIYFTSPTDLGLNDYLRMDGLTYRLVPLKKEESEDPMGAEKNVNVPVMYDVMMNKFTFGGANIPTTYFDEPNRKLLQYLRNAYTRLGTALALDNKKDQALLALNKADSNLLQSTFPYAMTTPGQMHNYSSMQTVYAYYLAGDKAKAEQIASLIKKDCQQQINYYRSLPENRMTSDLQRDGQMAQQFISLLDRMKSDFSDTAHHAMQDLPGGNVISTDDSTN
- a CDS encoding SAM-dependent chlorinase/fluorinase yields the protein MSIITLTSDIGLQDYLVGAMKGQLSQDCPGAQLVDVTHQISPFNLPQATYICKGAFAHFAAGTFHIVLINLFDRKADHVLLAQHNGQYIACADNGLITMIAEGLPGVVVKLPLAKDQAKDTFGILKRFAQAFNDLKSGKKLTDLGEQANEYVIKNNLQPMTGQDYIDGQIIHIDNFENVVVNITRKQFEEQRQGRKFSIFFRRDEVISSLSETYSDVPEGHKLAMFNAAGYLEIAINKGNAAGLFGLQGFRRDQLTSQQNTGYQKLSFYQTVRVIFN
- a CDS encoding SDR family oxidoreductase, which encodes MQQPFENKVAVITGGTSGIGKAIAIDLLRSGAKVAVCGRKQDALLALSDELKTNALFTYVADVSKEDDCKAFIGQTIAHFGKIDILINNAGISMRALFNGVNLSVLKQLMDINFWGTVYCTNYALPSILENKGTIVGVSSIAGYRGLPGRTGYSASKFAMQGFLESLRTELLHTGVNVMWVCPGFTASNIRNTALNDKGNVQGETPLDEGKLMTAEAVASAINKSIAKRKRTLVLTGQGKLTVLLSKLLPGFLDGMVYNHFKKEPNSPLK
- a CDS encoding alpha/beta hydrolase; protein product: MKRGFALTSGTAEEFARQPTYYVMDLDKTMPESVAPYMPSQDEIDACKWLPDNEIDFYTQEFKRTGFQGGLNWYRCTTSGLNRSDLELFSGHTIDVPSCFISGVADWATFRPPGALEQMQRKACTKMQSFHIIEGAGHWLQQEQPEQLTELMVDFLQHAK